A window of Punica granatum isolate Tunisia-2019 chromosome 8, ASM765513v2, whole genome shotgun sequence genomic DNA:
CTCTATTGAGGTCGCCGCTGTCCTCCGTGGATACCATTAATCTCGGTGGAAAGGTCGGGGTAGCCGATTGACGGGCTCACCTTGCATtcccttttgatttttttttatagaactaaaatgaaataaaatggaaagttaatgatagaaatgataaaagaaaaaaatttagaatcaaaatgattaaaatgttaaaaattgagaattgaaattaaataaaaaaaattaatgtcgTAATTCCTTATGTCTAATTGAGCAAACCATAAAGGGACTAATTGTCCTAAATAAAAGAACATGATGTGATTTATCCCGATCCCAAATCATATGGGAGTTTTtgtgtttttccttttattttttaaacttttatgCTAAATTTCATGAGATCCAGTGATTCTATGGCTCCTTTTGGAACTATGTCGGCGCGGCATTCGATGATTCATTATAAAGATGTTTCCATCCTCAATTCTCTTTTTCAACATAATCATATCACATAATCTAATCATGTAATCATATCacatcatttatatttttcttttacgaAAAAAAGCTCTTTATGCTTTCCGTATATCAGATTGCTTCGGGGTAGTAAAATGGAAGATCCGGGAATATGGCATAAAATTCTCGGTGATGGCATAGTCATGGTCAGGTGGACACTGGTATTATAATCAGTACCAAGTCATGCACGAAACGATCCTTGGAAATGACTCGGTAAGTGACATATGATGTCAATGCGGAGCAACTGAAGATAAACATTTCACTcgcaccaaagtggcctcagCGTGAAAATAAAACTTGTTCTTTTTATGATAAAATACTCGCTAGCCCTTGGATTGTTTAATACCACGAGATAGTTATGATCCGTGACAGGCGACTTAGGGATGACGTGCACCGAAAAAATGTGTTGTTGTCCATTATCCCAAGGGTTAATTTGCAGGTCCCCGTCGTCCATAACCTTAATCACATCTGGTTTATATATTCCAACTTCAATTGCTACTGATGTTTTTCCTTCTCCTggtatttcttcttcttcgaagTTCCTACATAAAATTTAAACACAATGGTGAATATATACCTACCGATTTCAATTGCTACTTGTTATGAACCGTTGAATCCATATGCAGTTCTAGTTCTCTCCTCCAAAAACAGAAGATCGGGATGATAgtccaattttcttttctgacaCTCAAATTAACCAGGGTTCTTACGAGAAGAAATAGTGCATAATACCTCGATATTTATGTCAAATCATAAGCATATTTATTACCTTAACTGGAGTGCTAAATCTATAAATCAGGAAGGGAATCTCGAAGTACTTGGTGGCCAGGACACTGCCATGCCTCACTTGTCATATTGTGCTATTCTACATCCAAAATCAGGAGCATCCCAAGAAAGGAGCAAGAACTCAAAATGACACTTGTCACGGTAACACTGACTTCTCCTTTTTATGTGCCATGGTCAACTCAATGAACCTCTTCGTGATGCTCTCCATGTTTCTGAGCCTCCCATTCTCAGCCAATACAACTGGGAAAGACAAACAAAGATAATGATCAGATACTAAGCATAAATATTTTCCAGCGGATCAAAAGAGTGTGGCTGATAACGAAGCTAATGTACCAGCAAGCTAGCATTTGAGAATTGAGGTGCAACAATAACACCAGACCCGAGCAATAGTCGTAGACAAGCGAAGAGCAgaacaataaaaaagaagcGACAGTGTATCGTACTCAAGAAGTTCCTTGTGGTGTCCGAAAGTTTAGCTTCATCCGGCCACGCATGTGCCGGATCTCTTTGAATTGCATATGCCTTTTAATTATCGAAAGAGTCGATGGACATTTTCCCCATGCAATCAGAAGAGATTCTTCCTCCTCTGATCTTCTCTATTTCCGGGCTTTTGGTGCCTTTATGATAAAAGCCCACGGCCCATATTTTGAGCCCATGATAAATCACGTCCACGGACAGAACAGAAAGCCCAAAACGAGGCCCATTTGTGAATCCGAGGCGGGAGGCTTCTCCACCGCCAACCaagctttcctttcctttctcggACGGGAACTGACAATGCAGAGAGCTCCACGAAAGAGGAAGCTCCTCCGGTCACCGCCGAGCTCGGCCTCCTCGGAGAAATCGGTCAAAGTCAAACCCGCCAACTGCACGAATGCAGCTCCCTGCAACGCAGAGCCCTACCCGGACAACACGCGGCCCAGCTCGGCGGAGTGCCGGGCAGTCCGGGACGACCTCCTAGCCCTCCATGGTTTCCCCCCGGAGTTTGCCAAGTACCGCAGGTGGAGGCAGCTCAATGGGGTCCAGTGTGGTGTCAAATCGGAGCAGTTAGACGACGACGACAATGGCGATGGGGATGAGGATGATGAGAGTGTGTTAGATGGGCTGGTGAAGATTGTCCTGTCGCAGAACACCACCGATGTCAACTCCCAGAGGGCTTTTGCTTCACTGAAATCAAGCTTCCCCACATGGGAAAATGTGAGTTTTCTTGGGTAATTTTCGAAGcatattttctgaattttttccCCTATTGTTGTGAGCTCAGTTGGGTATGTTCTGCTCAGTTAGGCGCCATTCTTTTCAGGCGTTAGTCGGTGAGTATTTGGAAATGAGCTgcatttcctttttccctCATTGAAATGGTCCAATCATACTGAATTAGTATCAAAATGTGTATATGCAGTGTCAGTTTCAGTTACTTTTGGTGATTTCATATTGGTTTTTGCTCGCGATATCTGTTATTTGAAGTCTCCAATCCACCGCCATGCTTTTTCTCGTCGGGGATTCTGACACTTATGTAGTTTATCTTGTTTTTGGACTTCCCAGGATACTGAAAGTTCACACCTTGGGGTGTCAAATGATATTTGTGAGATATAGCAAAGTCAAATTATGCTGAATTAGCATCAACAGGTCCATATGCTATGCTGTGTCAGTTCCTGGTTACTATTGGTGACTTCATGTCGGGTGTCGTTCGTGATATCTTTTTGCGATAAAGATCTCCAATTTGCCATGCTTCGTTCTCGTATGATTGTatatttttcttgttcttgGACTACAGAGGCTGGCAAAGGTCCGCATCTTTGGATGTCTATTGATATGTTATTGAACTGTGACAAGCCTTCTTCAATCCCTTATCTGTCTCTTTGTTTACTTGGTTGAGTTGTGGTGTTTCGACTTGCAAGGTTCTTGCTGCTGAACCGAGATGTATAGAAGACGCCATAAGATGTGGGGGGTTAGCTCCGACAAAAGCTTCTTGCATCAAGAACATACTGACTTCCTTGCTCGAGAAGAGGGGCAAATTATGCTTGGAGTACTTGCGGGACTTGTCGGTTGATGAAATTAAGGCTGAGCTGTCTAACTTCAAAGGGATTGGTCCCAAGACGGTAATTTCATCTCTCATTTTAATGTGTATTTCGATTAAATTATGGTGGTATAGAGTAGGAGCACTCGGGCCTACTAAATGTCCCTGATATCAAAATGCAAAACGGTTGCATCTGATCTTTACATGATGAAGTTCAGTCTCATCTCATACTCACTGTCCACTTGAGGTTGCGAATCAATTATTGTCGGGAATTTTTTGGGGATGCGGTCTTATTATGATGAGGAACAATACTCAAAAGATAATATCGCAATCCACATGTTCATGTCTCAGAATATAGCTGTATATCCTATAAATGAGAACGATTGACTTTGACTCCTCTAGTTAATTTTTCACTAAACTTGCTCAATGCAGCTCATTTCTTATCCGGGTTCCTATTTAGTACTGCCTTTGGGTTTTTGCTCGAGCTTTTTATCAATTGGAAACACTTTGGCAGGTAGCTTGTGTCTTGATGTTTAATCTCCAGCAAGACGATTTCCCAGTTGACACCCATGTGAGTGTTGTCATCACATAGATTTTGCAACACTTGCAATCATCTTCTCGACCATGTTCTtacttaaaaattgaaatgcaGGTGTTCGAGATCGCAAAGAGGATGGGTTGGGTTCCGTCGGGGGCTGATAGAAACAAGACATATCTGCATCTTAATCGACGGATCCCAGATGAACTTAAATTCGACCTGAACTGCCTCCTGTTCACCCATGGAAAACTCTGCTTTGAGTGCAgtaaaagaaaggagaaaCCCCGGAGGAAGGAATCCCTTCCCATCAGTTGTCCTCTGTTGAACTACTGTGAGACTTCCGAGCAAGACGCGTTCAATGAATCGACGTGATAGTTTCTGGTCTCTGGCATCGGCTTAGCCTCTTTGATGCATAATATTTTGGATTGGTAGAAAAAATCATGTATCTTAAGGATGTCCTTGCTGGCTAATATTCTGATGCTTTCTGGGACAACAAGCAAAAGCTGTCTGTTTTAGCACATTTCGGAGAAAGTGATGACGAAAATGATATTTCAAGATGGAAACTTATCCGAGTCCCATAGTTTGCACTAGCCCACCGTCCCAGTGCAGATTTGACTGTCTTAGAGATAATCATTTGAGAGATCTGGACCCAATAAAAACTTCTCAAGAAGGAAGTCCTTTAAAACTGAccatcttctctttttcttgttcGGGTTGAACTATCATTTTGTTTGCATtcattttaaaagaatttaaaccCATTTTTTAAGCGTAATTCTACATTCCTGCGACCCCACCATGTTGCCATTTGTCAGTTCAGTGTATTATGTAAAAAAGGAAACTTACAAAGAAGatttgtctttttatttttaaataatttaagaaaatgcAATTATTGAGGGATTTGATGTTATGAAGTTGAAACATTTAGCCCATTAGGCGAGCAACTAGACCCCAGTGGGCCCATCTCTAGCAATAATGGGCTCTTTGTGGACCCATGTCAGGGAATATCCCCACTCTCTGACGATTTCGGGCCGCACACGATTATAGACACGTGGCAAGCCATTGGCCACGTAGGACAGGACGCCCGCGTTTttcgttttgtttttttttgttggtggGGGGGGGGAGGCGGGGGTGGTGGACGGGACGGGACCCCGATAAGTCATTGCACGTTCTCTGGTTGAACACTCctttctaattattatttcGAATAACCGAAATTATCTAGATTCTCAATCCGAATAGTTTCATATGAGACTCATGTAATGCAGCAGAAGATTGTCTTTGTAACGGACTCGACGCATAAAAACGCGTATGGAAGAGAACCGATTGCCAGCATGCTTTCAATTTGAAATAGGGTAAATAAATTTGTTAATCATCCCGATTCTTATGTACTGCAGATTTCTTGTCAAAAGTGATATATAAGTCTATCGATTGTACGCGCCTATTGTAGGCTCTCTGCGATTGATTCCTCTCTGATTACTTTAAAACAGTTATGCCAAACCTGAATAATTTATcacaatttaattaaataattgctTAAACGAGAACATAGTATAATGGCGCACGTTGTTGCTTAGTAATACAGAGATTTTAGATTCGATACTTAATGACTACTCGTGTCTCTTATTTGTTGTTAAGAATTCTATGTCATTATACTAGGTGAATGAGCTTCTCTTATAATCAAAATATAAGCgtttaaaaattaagtacaagttaattatatgaaaaaataataggagatagaaaaaaatgaaatataaggTAGCATTTGGTAATAGAGTAGAATGTGATTCTACTAAACTCTACGAAATGAAAGTAAAAGTAGTtggataaatttattattaaaaaattaattgtaataatagttaaaaaaatgtaaaaaatttattattaaattgaagtaaaaaataataataatgatgatttTGCTattaaattgaggaaaaagtaatgaaatgtttggagaatttaatattaaaaattaattgtaataattgttaACACAtaatatgtgagagaattgaaaaaaaaaaagataaaaaataatgattgtattgttaaatggAGAGATAAGTAAAGTAGAATTAAATGGAGTATGACTTACTTCATAAACAAACAAAGCCATGACTAATCTATTTAGTCggtaagtaaaaaaaattgagttgatgaaataaattatcttTCACTTATTAGTAATTTTTACCCCTTATAAGACTATTTCTCATCTTTATCATTGACATCCTTCCTAtgcatttcttttcttaactatTTTTTTGACCATTTCTTTTCTTGACTTGCTTAATTTTTCGTTTACGAATTGGGCTCATGGATTTAGtacaattaaatgaaaattctaatatCTAATATAAGAATATGAGTAGTCCCATTGAGTATCAAATTTACAATCTTTTAATTGACAGGCAAAAGTGCGTATCACTGCGCTAAACGAACAAAATCTTCTTGATTCTCAATTTGTCACATGAGATTCATATCATGCAGTACCGTACTAGGATTAATGCGGATTAATTTTGGGTATGGAAACGGGTTACCAAGAGATAAGTGATATAAGCAATACTTCATTCAAGCTGAGGGATGCGAAGCATCAAACGGTGCGAGGAATCCGTAAATTCCATCGTCCTCTAAATCTTTGGTGAAAGTGATATGTGATTGACATAATTCTCTCGAATCTTTGAATCTATTGTAGGCTCTCGTGAAGGCTCCTTCGAGGCACCATAAAGTCGTGATTGTTTCTTTCAAGCATCAACTTCGAGAATCAGATCGAAAAacccgattttttttttttattttcttcaataatTCACTCTCGAAATGGACATGAGTGGATGGGACAGGTTCGGAGGATGCCTGAAATGTTGGGACTGTTGTTAGGAAACGTACTTCAGTGGCTGAACTCTGTTTTGTGATGTGTTTAGGCAGTAGGAAGATTCCTGGAAAATAAGTTGGAACATAACATCTTTGGTGgagaattaaaatattttgaccGTGACTACTCCATCTGTCTCTTTCCTACCCCTCctaaaaatcataattataTCTCGATTTGATTTCAAAAACATTTCTTATTCATATCCGCTATCGATCTTTTTAATACATTCGCCGTAAAAAATTTCACTTaacttataaatatttaaaaatatatccaagtttttcttttttgattttCCTATTTGAGATAACCAATTCTCAACACACGCTTAACTCTTCGTTAGTTGTACTCGTGCGCTTAAAAAACCTGCACTACTTTCACAAAATCGAGCTCCGAGTCTCGATTCCTCCCTTGCCTGTGAAGTTCTTCCTACTAAGTCTAGATGTAAGTTGTTGTACGTAACCACGAGTTACGACACGTAACtgatagaaaaatatttagtattttacaTGAAGATGCGATTTTATAGTTACGTAGTCACGCGTAGCACGGCGAGCTAAGAGTTTTGATGAAAGCGGATTCTATCTTTGTTTTACGAGTACTTTCGTGTGTATTTTCATCTTCTTTTAACGAAAAACCGAGTCTGAGAGGACACTGCAACTCCATGAGAGTTCGGATAGTTAACTGCAAAAATGTACTGGTTTGTTTAGTTTTAAAGTTAAGtatagttgaattttgattttaattggtttgtaatgattgtgttgttgaattatgagaaaaaatgtgaaaaaataatgaatagttgagagaaagtaatgatttagttgttaaattgtgaaaaaagtaatgaattgttgaaaaaatttagtattaaaaattgaattaaatggttaacaaaattgaagaaaatgaaaaaagtaataattgtattgttaatttttgttatgcagtgagtagaattaaaattagagataaaattttaaaaacatatttGAACTCCAAAATGGTTCCACGCAAGCATTGTGGGCCGACACAAGCAATACGGGCCCACACAAACCTATGGGCCGAAGTCGTACGGAAATAAGACGAGTCAAACTCAAACTAGTGAAGGAAGGCGCCAAACTAGGAAACTGAAAACGGCAACTTCCCATCCCGTTTCCCTCCGTCCCGTACAACGCGTTTCCCGTGGTCCTGCCCTCTCCCGTCCGCTCCCCCCTCCCAATCCCGTGGCTTAAAATTAGAACTTCATCCCACTCAGCTAGGCGGGCCCAAGGCTCATGCAATCGTGGCACGAAACATATACAATCAAGGGGTATATCATGCGGGATAGTGACAATACGCTTTTACTGATCAATACTCACTTGAATAATGGTGTCCATGAATTATAATACGATGCTAACAGTCACTTAAAATATATGCGgatatatttaaaagaaaagtgataattaattagaagctctttttgaattttagaaGAATTGATGAGTCGTTAATTCACCATAAAAATGGAAGCTTGTCTATGACAAAACGGACATCCTCGAATTACGCATATTTATGTAAACGGGATATATCTTCACTTAAATTCAAGAAATTCTCATTGCCAAGTTAGTATATTCGTTCTTTATAGAATTATGGCATGCTAAAggctattttttttcatttgcgTAATCCAAAGGCGTTTGGACTTCGTTCGATTAATTCTCCGGGACTCGTAAACTCCCACAACGTATGATGTGGGTAATCACGCTAAAAACGCTCTGACCTCAAGGGTTTTGAACTCAAATCAAGTGGTTACATGGACTACCCCTTAATCATTGGGCCAAACCACCTGAGATTGCATACTATGATACTATTACTAGAGGCTGTAGCATAGCCATTTCACTGGCACGAAATGAAACCGGTTTCCATGGCTTAAgccaaacaaacaaacaaacaaacggCCCCTTAGCAACCAcagagccgagccaagccgagccaagaCAGGGGTAGGTACGGTTCCGTGCCTTCCTGTTCTCGGATAAGATAGCAGAAACAGACATGCTGAGGGAGGAAGCATCCCGCACTGGGCCAAACTCAGATTACGGGTAAGGAAGAAGACATCCCATTTTGGCTCCTTGTCATTCATTGCTCATTAACGTTTGATTCCTCTTCCTCGCATTCATTGCCCtcgtatatacatatatataatacgcacacatatatatatgtatgtgccTTAATCAATCAATACAAGACATTCTCTTCTCATACTGCAATGTGCCCAGTTTTCACCTGAAACGCCGGCGTCGGGAGTTTTGGGTCATTTGGGTTCCCGACAATGTCGCCGAAACGGCAGCAGGAGGACGGGAGGACTCGGTCGGACGGCAGCGGGGTGGATGATAAGCGTCGAAGGATGCCCACCTTCGAGAGGTACTCTTACTACTGCTGAGAGTCAAGTTTGTCttgttattttattcaaagatttaaccttttcttttctttttaaattgacCGAGGAATTCTGTTGGTTCTTTGTTCATGACAAAACAGCAACAGTTCTGATTTTTTATTAGCTTAGATCATGTCATCGTGATATAGCTGTTCAAAACTAAGGAGGACCCATGTGAGTCTGTTGATTCTTTGGGAGTCCGGAAGTTCGAGAATCTGATGTATTGTCCCTGAATCACCGTAGTTTACTATGGTACCAGCTAGTTTGTGTCGTCCCATAATGAACTGAAGGGTAGACAGCATTGCACGAGTGCGGGCCTTGTGTTTGCTAAGCGAGCTTACAGTCTCTCCATGAAAATTGACCTTTGAGGTGACAAGATTTCTCAGAAATTTTATGCGGCCGATGGGTGTTTTCTCTTCGTTAGCAGGCACTATAAAGCTGCTTTTTAAGTTAAACTGCTTCGTGGACTTCTAGTGATCTGTGGTGATCAGAGTACCCGTTCTTTTCTGGACATGCATTCCCTTGTAGTGAATGATATTTCAATTTGGTTGGACTCTGATCTTGCTTTATGACTGTCTAGTGTGGTTGTTGATATGATGAAGATGCGATCTGTTCAGCATTTGCTGGAGCCAGTTTTGGAGCCATTGATCCGTAAAGTGGTGAGTTTTCCATTTGCAAAACTTGAATTATGGAAATTTTTGATGAGACGGTTGCTTGTTGACAGAATAAGTAAGATTCATCATATTGTGGAATTACAGGTGAAAGAAGAAGTTGAAATTGCTCTGAGAAAGCATATGAACTCCATGAAAAGGTAAGCAACCACCAATGAATTACGGCATTTCCGTCCCCCCTTGTCATAAGATGGGAAATTTTTCTTGGCCTCCAAGAACTCATGAATTGCAGTTACACTTGTTCCAGGAGTTGCGGGAAAGAAGTACATGCTTCTGAGCTGAGGAGCTTGCAGTTGCAGTTCCTGAACAGTCTCTCTCTTCCTGTATTTACCGGTGCACGAATTGAAGGTGAAGATTGTTCTGCCTTAAAGGTGGCCTTAATTGATATGCTCACTGGACAAATTGTGAATTCCGGACCCGAGTCATTGGCAAAGTTTGAAATTGTTGTCCTTGAGGGTGATTTTGATGGTGATGAGGGTGAGAACTGGACCAGTGAAGAGTTCAAGAATAATATTGTTCGTGAGAGGGAAGGAAAGAAGCCCCTTCTGACCGGAGAGGCAGTTCTGAATCTCAAAGATGGAATTGGCTTGGTGGGTGAGATTTCTTTCACCGATAATTCCAGTTGGACAAGGAGCCGAAGATTCAGGCTCGGAGTAAGAGTTGTGGATCACTTTGAAGGTGTTCGAATAAAGGAAGCAAAGACAGAATCATTTGTTGTCCGAGATCACCGTGGAGAGTGTAAGTAAATCTGTCCGTACATTCTTTACTATGAGTTATGATGACCTATACATCATAAAAAGTTTAGTGAAGCAGATCTAGCGAGTGGtcttttttctcatattttattttcgatCGATTTCTACAATAAATATGGATTTTCATGCCTAAGCTATCGTAACTATAAATTTCactttattttacattttttgaattatctAAATTGTATAAGTTAGTTGACGACCCAACATCAGGTTAGGTGCA
This region includes:
- the LOC116215934 gene encoding putative DNA glycosylase At3g47830; this translates as MQRAPRKRKLLRSPPSSASSEKSVKVKPANCTNAAPCNAEPYPDNTRPSSAECRAVRDDLLALHGFPPEFAKYRRWRQLNGVQCGVKSEQLDDDDNGDGDEDDESVLDGLVKIVLSQNTTDVNSQRAFASLKSSFPTWENVLAAEPRCIEDAIRCGGLAPTKASCIKNILTSLLEKRGKLCLEYLRDLSVDEIKAELSNFKGIGPKTVACVLMFNLQQDDFPVDTHVFEIAKRMGWVPSGADRNKTYLHLNRRIPDELKFDLNCLLFTHGKLCFECSKRKEKPRRKESLPISCPLLNYCETSEQDAFNEST